TAGCTGTGTActcaagtatttaaaataaacatttgaaaatagcTGGATTTCAAGATACCACTTTCAAGAGAAAATAAGGGTGACATTTAGTCTTCTCTGTtctaaaaaaaattgataaaacaagCAAATcagttcttatttttctaagaagataaatttttcaaaatatgaatttggaaTCAATAAAAACTTAACATATCTAGACTGTAAGAATCTAATACTTATATCTtaacttttgaaaaattaagaTGCCTgcctaggcacagtggctcatgcctgtaatcccagcattttgggaggccaaggcaagaggatcgcttgaatccaagcgttcaagaccagcctgggcaacgtagagaccctgtctctgccaaaaatataaaaattagccgagcaggGTGGTAcacacatgtggtcccagctacctgagaggctgaggtgggaggattccttgagtctaagagttcaaggctgcagtgacctgtgattgcactgctgcacttcagcctgggcaacagagcaagactgtctcaaaaacaaaaccaaaaaaggctTTAGCCAAATATTATCAGCAACTCAACTGATGCCCAAGTAAGAGATCCTAATTCCATCACCCATTCTTTCATATTTACTTTCTTCATTTCCAGATTTCTTTTATACCTTGGACAAGTCAGTTGTTCTTCCATGACCAAATAACTCTGCCTTGATCTCTTCTACTTTCCTCCTGTCATCTTCATTTAATTCTGAAATGGAGTATCCACAATCATGTGCTAAATTGAACTTCAGATTCCAGGCTGGAGAGAAAGCATACACTTGAGATAATACAATGCAAAAGTGATAATTTGTCAACAATTGCAACACAGAAGATCATCAATATATGCAATTTAATACCCACTGCAATGCTTAGTATGTCTTCTTCTCAATTATGACAACCTATTAGAAATTCTTGACAGAGATCCTTTCACTGCAAAGTCTGATTTTCTTAAGCCATGCTCTATAGATAATTCTacaaaaaagctactttaaatctGCTAATCAGTCATATTTATCTTAATCCTCCTTCTAATCATGAGTTTCTTTACCTCTCCCTTTAGTTCCTGCTACAATTACTCATAATTCCATGACAGCtgatatttaaaagtaataaatacaaCTTGGAGGTTTTTTTGTAGAATAAAAATGTGCAAGGAACAGCGTAGGAAGTTAACCTCAAGGGACGATTTCTAGGTAGGCCTAAATTGCTTTTAAATTGCCTCCTAAAATATATTCCCCATATTGTcttacagatttttgtttttaatggaattCTATTAGAAATTAATGAGATTTGTAAATATTCTCTTTTAAACCTCTAACCCAAGTTTTAGTAtaaaatacattgatttttttttcaaatgtctgaGATCAACACCAAGAGTTTTAttagaaaagggaaagagaaaatatatgtagtTTTAGGACAAAAAGCAATTTAGAGCACAGCAAATTGGAGGCTCTTTCTGCCTTCAGAATAAGGATACTATAATCGGAGGATTAGAGAAACGTGATAGCTTTAGGAGCTCAGGAGCCCAAGCGACCTCTTTACTCTCTTTCATACATCAGAATCTACTTCTCCTAAGAACAAGAACCTAAACCCAGGCTGGTACTATTAATACTGTAACTTAACTACATTATTGGTTAAATAGGCTTTTTATGGATTGTTAGAAGAAATATAGTCATTCTAACAATTCTATTGGAAAATACATTTAGAACTCCAAATatctaacttcattttttttcttggtcttgCTTGTATTTTTCATTGGCTAAGCTTCCTCAAAACATAAATATCTAACTTTAAACACATTATTAAACTATAACGTTTATAAGCCTGAACCTTTCTTCTTACCATGTGCTCGTACCCGGCTTTCCTCTTCCTCTGCATTTCTGAGTATTTCTTTAGCATGATTCAGTGAGGATTCACATTGCAAAAGGTTTTTCACATGTGCAGCCAGTGAATCTACACTGCTACCACCACCATCCTCACTCTCTGACACACCCTCTTCCTCTCTGCTATCTGTTATACTTGTCTTGGGTGAAACATATGGAAAGAAGTTTAGAAGAACATCAGAAACTGATTCCAAAGACTCTGGTAAATTACTGTCCCACGAGCAGGAACCATTTCCATCACTGGCATCACTACTTGAATCACTTTTTATGACAGTCATCATAGGGATAATAATTTTATTCCCAATGGTTCCACTACACCCTTCAGGTTCAGACCTCGTTACAGATTTGGCTGCTTGATATTGCCTAAGAGTTTCTTCTAATGCCATACTGACTTTGCTCTCTGCTTCCTGTAGAGGACTTCTAACTGTAGTTGAACTAATAAACTCCCAATTTTCAATGCCTCTCCGGCATTTCAAATTCGTCTGTGTGCCAATATCCTTCTGTATGCACCTGCTGCTTGGGCTTTCCTCTGTGAATGGCTGTCTCTGAAACAAATCACCATTAGATACACCCGTGGAAGAGGGTTCTTTGAAGCAAACCACCTTCTTAGACTGTATAAATGAAACATCACTAATATCTCTGAAAGGGGCAAGGGGAGCAGGAAAATTGCATCGTTTCAGTGCCATATTTTCTGCCTCCATCAAAAGTGTCCGAATTTCCTTAAGAGTTTTAGAACTATTTTCTGCATCCTGGATTTCTTCAGAGCCAACATCTCTAAAACCTGCAGATTCTGGTTTATTTATTACAACTCTGTCATCAGCCTGAGAATTTAAAAGCACATTATTTGAGCTAACACTGGAGTCAGAAGAATTCAAACTATCTATTAGCCTTTGGACATGTTCTGAAACAAGCTTGTGATTCTCACCATGTGAGTAAGTACCAGAGGGAACTGTTTGTAATCCAGTAATTTGATCAGCTTGCCCAAGAGCACTTGAGATCTTTAGAGCATCTTCAGTTAGATGTCTATCTGGCAAATCCTTTTGATAGAAAATATCTGGTTTCTCTCGATGTGAAAAGGAACTAGGAAGAGCTGTTGGTAATACTGTTTTCTGGCCAGCTGGTCCAGGAATTGTTGAAACCTTCAGCACATCTTCAGTTACATGTCTACCTGGCAATTCCTGTGGACTGAAAATATTCGATTTCTCTCTGTGAAAATAAGAACTAGAGAGAGATACTGGTTTTCCAGTATTCACATCAGTTAGTTCAGGGACAGCTGAAATCTTTAGAATACCTTTACTTTGATCTCTATCTGGCAACTGctgttgaaataaaatattgggCTTTACTGTTTGAGAATAGGAACTATGAAAAGCTGTCTGGGATGGAGTCTTCTGGTCATTTGGTCCAATCACAGTTGAAATCTTGGGCTTCTCTATTTGTGAGTAGGAACTAAGGGTAGCTGCTGGAAACTGAGTTTTCTGGTCATCTGGTATATGCACAGTTGAAATCTTGAGTTTCTCTTTATGCGAATGTGAGTAGGAACTAGACAGTCCTATTGGTATCCCAGTCTTCTGCTCTACTGGTATAGAAACAGGTGAAACTTTCAGAGCCTCTTCTGTGAGATGACTGTCTGGCAACACCTGTTGAGAGATAACACTGGGCTTCTCTCTACGTGAGTAGTAACTTAAAGGTACTGTTGGTATCTCAGTCTTCCGGTCACCTTGTCCAGGAACAACAAAAACACTTAAAGCTTCTTCAGTAACATCTGGCAACTCCTGCTGATGAAAAATACTGGCCTTCTCTCTATTTGAGTAGGAACTAGAGGATGCTATTTGTATCCCAGTCTTCCGGTCAGCAGGCCCAGGAACCCCTACTGCTTTCAAAGTTACTTCAGTAAGATCTGGCAACTCCTGCTCATAAGAAATGACAGAGTGCTCTCTCTGTGGGTAGGAATTAGAGAGCAGGATGTTTATTCCAGTCTTCCGGTCAGCTGGTCCAGGAACTCTTAAAATTTTCAAACCTGCTTCAGTAAAATGCGGCAACTCTCGCTGGTAGGAAATAATGGGCTTCTCTCTGTGTGAGTAGGAAGTAGAGGTTACTGTCGATACCCCAGTCTTCTGGTCAGCTGGTCCAGGAACATATGAAACTTTCAGAGCCTTTTCAGTTAGATGACTATCTGGCAACTCTTGCTGGTAAGGAATATTAGGCTTCTCTGTAAGTGAATAGAAAGAGGAAGTTACAGTAGATAACCCAGTCTTCTGGTCAGCTGGTTGAGGAACAGCTGAAACTTTCAGAGCTTCTTGAGTTAGCTGACTGTCTGGCAGGGCCTGTTGGTAGAAGACAATGGGCTTCTCTCTATATGAGTATAAACTAGAGGATACTGATGGTGTCTCAGTCTTCTGGGCATCTGGTCCAGGAACAGGTGGAACTTTCAGAGCTTCTTCAGGTAAATGACTATCTGATAGGGTCTGTTGGTAGAAAATGACAGGCTTCCCCCTATTTGAGTAGGTAGTAGAATGTACCAGTAATGTCTCAGTTTTCTGGTCAGCTGGTCCAGGAGCAGCTGAAACTTTCACAACCTCTTTATTTAGAGGACTGTCTAGCAGAGCCTGCCGGTAGAAAGTAATGGGCTCCTCTCCAAGTGCACTGGAACCTAAAGGTCCTGCTGGTATGTCAGTCTTTTTTTCAGTAGGTCCAGAAACAATGGAAACTTTCAGAGCCTCTTCAGGTAGATGACCATCTGGAAAGGCCTGTTTGTAGTTAACAATCGGCTTCTCTCCAAATGAGTAGGAAGTAGAGGTTATGGTTGGTATGCCAGTTGTCTGGTCAGCTGGTCCAGGAGCAGAAGAAACTCTGAGAGCCTCTTCAGGTATTTGACTACCTAGCAATGCCAGTTGGTAGAAACTGCCAGACTTTGCTCTATGTTGTGAGTAGGAAGGAGAGGTTATAGTTGGTGCGCCAGTTGTCTGGCCAACTGGTCCAGGAGCAACTGAAACTTTCAGAGACTCTTCAGGTAGATGACCATCTGGAAAGGCCTGTTTGTAGATAACAATGGGCTTCTCTCCAAATGAGCTGGAAGGAGAGGTTACAGTTGGTGTGCCAATCGTCTGGTCAACTGGTCCAGGAGCAACTGAAACTTCCAAAGCCTCTTCAGGTAGATGACTATGTGGCAAGACCTGTTGGTAGAAACTACCAGGCTTCTCTGTGTGTGAGTAGAAAGTAGAGGGTAAAGTTGGTATCCCAGTCTTCTGGTCAGCTGGTCCAGGAACCGCTGAAACGTTCTTAGCCTCTTCAGTTAGATGACTACCTGGCAACGACTGTTGGTAGAAAATACTCGGCTTCTCTCTATGTTGTGAGTAGGAAGTAGAGGTTACAGTTGGTGTGCCAGTTGTCTGGTCAACTGGTTCAGGGGCAACTGAAAttttcagagcctcttcagttgGATGACTATGTGGCAAGACCTGTTGGTAGAAAACACCAGACTTCTCTGTGTGTGAGTAGAAAGTAGAGGGTAAAATTGGTATCACAGTCTTCTGGTCAGCTGGTCCAGGAACCGCTGAAACATTCTTAGCCTCTTCAGTTAGATGACTACTTGGCAACGACTGTTGGTAGAAAATGCTGGGCTTCTCTCTATATTGTGAGTAGGAAGTAGAGGTTACAGCTGGTGTGCCAGTTGTCTGGTCAACTGGTTCAGAGGCAACTGAAAttttcagagcctcttcagttgGATGATTATCTGGCAAGACCTGTTGGTAGAAAATACCAGGCTTCTCTGTGTGTGAGTAAGAAGCAGAGGTTGAAGTTGGTGTCCCAGTCTTCTGGTCAGCTGGTCCAAGAACAGGTGAAACTTTCTGTGCCTCTTCAGGTATGTGACTACCTGGCAACGTCTGTTGATAGAAAATACCAGGTTTCTCTCTTTGTGAGTAGAAGGTAGAAAGTACTCTTGGTATCCAAGTCTTCTGGTTACCTGGTCCAGTAACAGCTGAAACTTTCTGAGCCTCTTCACGTATATGAGTACCTGGCAAGGCCTGCTGGTGGAAAATGCTGGGCTTTTCTCTATGTTGTGAgtaggaggttgaggttacagttGGTGTGCCAGTCTTCTGGTCTGCTAGTCCAGGAGCTACTGAAATTTTCAGAGCCTCTTTAGGCAGATGACTCTCTGGCAAGGTCTGTTGGTAGAAAATACCAGGCTTCTCTCTTTGTGAGTAGAAAGTAGACGGTACTGCTGGTGTGTCAGTCATCTGGTCAGCTGGTCCAGGGAAGGCTGAAACTTTCAGACTCTCTTCAGGTAGATGACTGTCTGATAACACCTGTGGGTACAAAACACTAGGCTTCTCCTCCCTCTGTGGGTAAGAACTAGACTGTACTGCTGGTATCTCAGTCTTCTGGTCAGCTGGTCCAGGGCCAGTTGAAACTTTCAGAGCCTTTTCAGTTGCATAACTATCTGGCAACTCCTGTTGATAGAAAATACTGGGCTTCTCTCTATGTGAGAAGGAACCTGAAGGTATTGTTGGTGTTGGGACAGTCTTCTGGTCAGTCAGTCCAGGAATAGCAGACATTTTCAGAGATTCTCTAGGTAGATCACTGTCTGGCAACTCTTGCTGGTAGTAAACACTAGATTTCTCGCTATGTGAGTGAGAATTAGAGGACACTGTTGGTGTCCCAGTCTTCTGGGCAGCCAATACAGAAACAGCTGAAACCTTCAGAGCTTCTTCAGGGAAAAGAAAGTCTGGCAGGGTCTGCTGGGAAAAAATAATGGGCTTCTCTCTGTGTGAGTAGAAACTAGATGGTGCTGAGGGTATCCCAGTCTTCTGATCACCTGGTCCAGGAACAACTGATActttcagagcctcttcagttaGATGACTATTGGGTAAGGTCTGCTGATAGAAAGCACTGGGCTTTTCTCCAAGTGAAGAGGATGCAGAGGAAGTAGAGGTTACAGTTGGTGTCCCAGTCTTTCTGTCAGCTGGTCCAGAAACAGCTGAAACTTTCAGAGCCTCTTCGGGTAGATGGCTGTCCAGCAAGGCCTGTTGGTAGAAAACAAGGAGCTTCTCTCTGTGTGAGTATGCACTAGAGGGTACTGTTGGTAGGCCAGTCTTCTGGTCAGCTGGTCCAGCAATAGCTGAAACTTTCAGACCTTCTTCAGGTAGATGACTGTCTGCTAACTCCTGTGGGTACAAAATACTAGGCTTTTCTCTTTGTGAGTAAGAACTAGACTGTACTGCTGGTATCTCAGTCTTCTGGTCAGCTGGTCCAGGAGTGGCTGAAACTTTAGTAAGAGTCTCTTCAGTTTGATGACTGTCTGCGAACTCTTGTTGGTAAAAAATACCAGGCTTCTCTCTATGTGAGTGGGGAGTAGAGAGTACTGTTGCTGTCCCAGTCTTCTGGTCGGCTGGTCCAGACACAGCTGAAACTTTCAGAGCCTGATCAGTTAGATGACCATCTGGCAAGGTCTGTCGATAGAAAAAGAGGAGGTCCTCTCCATGTGAGTGGGATGTAGAGGATACTGTAGGTATTCCCGTCTTCTGCTCCACTGGGCCAGGAGCAGCTGAAACTTCCAAAGGCTCTTCAGTTAAGTTACTCTCTGGTAACTCTTGTTGGTAAAAAGTACCAGGCTTCTCTCTATGTGAGTAGGAAGTAGAGGTTAGAGTTGACATGCCAGTTGTCTGATCAGCTAGTCCAGGAGCAGCTGAAACTTTCAAAGCCTCTTCAGTTAGATGACTGTCTGGCAAGCCCTGCTGGTAGAAAATGCTGGGCTTCCCCCTATGTGAGTGGGAACTAGAGAGTACTGTTGGTGTTGCAGTCTTCTGGTCAGCTGGTTCAGGAATAGCTGTGACTTTCAGAGTCTCTTCAGTTAGATGAGTATCTGCTAATGTCTTTTGGTTGAGAGTATCAGCAGTGTGTTGACCAGTAGTAGTTTCTAGAAGAGAACTTACAGCCAACTGAGACAGGTCCTCAAGGGACAAGGATAAATGAGATCCAATGTCTGAATCAACAGGAGTGGTAGTGATGCCTGACTTCAAGTTGGATTGAGTAACCTTAGCTATGCCTCCTTTAGAAGTGTCtcctaaagaaaaagagatttgttaatagtatataaaattttctattttaaaattctatgtgcTGGAAAAAAGCCAGCTTTGAGCCTTTAAAAAGCTTCTAGAAATGAATCCTAAGGAAACAGCCATCAAAGGAGATAAATATTTGCACACAAAGATATTAATTAGAAAActaaagtaaaaacattttaaatcttcaaCAACAAGAGTAATGGTTATAAACAACAGTATATCCAGTGGATGAAATATTATATGGATCTTACAACTTGGATTTTTAAGAGAATTTTCAATGAGATGGGATAATGCTATTGGGTCTAGGATTTGATTTCACCCTACTTACAATCTGTTATTGTGTCTTGCAGGCTGGCAGAAGACATAAGGTCTTCAGTCAGAGACGAAAGACTTTATGATCCCTGGTACAGCAAAGGCTCATCAGCTTATTTTCACGGGTTCCTCTTGCCCCCAAGTCCCACAGGGGCAGTACAATATGGCCTAGAGGGATGCTATGCGTGCAGTGAGTTTGAAGGACTCTCCCAACAAATGCAccctgtataatatatatatatttaagtacataaaactgaaaaagaCTCTAAAGGTTACTCTGAAGAGTTTTAACTTAATTCCGTATGGCATGGCAAATTGTTTACAGTTTTAAAGTTTTCAAGATGAGTGAGAAGGGAATGTAAAAATCTAGGTTGCACAATCCAACAAACATTTctatagaaatgttctatatgtGCACTAAcacaataattctaaatgaaagCAGTTTTAAACAGCAGTGTAAAGTAAGTGACTGCAACAGAAATGACAGGATTTGACAAGCTGTGCATTCATTCATTGTTCATTCAAAATACatgaatgcttactatgtgccaggcactgttctacatACAGCAAGCaataaacaaacagacaaatcCCTACCTCACAGAGCTAATTTGTATTCTAGCAGGAGGAGGCTGACAATAAATTGGTAAAACATATGATGTGTCAGATGGTGTTAAGATGATTGATATATAGAGCAAGTATTATCTATTCTTTATGTATAGGGAAACCGAGTTGCAAAGATGACCATGTAACAGTGCTTCTCAATGTTGGGATCTTGTTAACTtgcagattctgactcagtaggtctgggtgggacctgaaattctgcatttctaacaagctccccagGGATGCCCAATGTTATTGGTCCTCAGACCACATTTTAAGTGCAAAGATACATAGTTTTTCTAGAATTGTAGGTGGGTAAGTGACAAAAACTGGTACTTTAACCCTTAAACTCTAAATCCAAATTCTGAGCTCTTTCCACTACAACTGACTGGCTTTCTGTGGCCACTGACGAGCTTCAAAGGAGCTGAATATAGAATGAAATGGGTTGAGGAGTGAATTTCAAAGTAAAGAACTAGAAGTATCAAGTATTAACTCttcaagaaaagtaaaaaatttaaaaatgtaacatgcATTGTAACCTGAGAAGGAATATGAGTTACAAAATTTTGTGAGGTTCTTGCCTGCTGGgtctaaagaaaataagaaaagtttttGTGAGGAAACAAAACAGGCTCAAGAGGCTAATAAACCAAAAcagattaacaaaacaaaaccttgtttttctaaatgatttcctgatttctcaaggtttttaTGTCCCTTTGGCCATTACAAATTATTAGTGACACCATGAATGGGGACAAATGAGATAAATAGCTAAGGAGTTAAGATGTACAGCCCAGGTCCTTGAAAGATCCAGGTTACATAAGATAAGGTCTTCTTAACCTCAGGGGTAAAGGAAAAGATTAGTAAAGAAAACTGGAAGAACGACTATAGGTTAAGCTGTTAAAAGCGAGGGAGGAGATGCATGATGTTAAAGAAGAATTCTTGTCAGTTCTATATAAAGTTAAGGACATATATGTCAAACTGTCAGAAGAATGGTGATCACAAATCCATTAACtatgatttataaaatatgtctAGGTACATAAGGAGTTCATGATGAAAAATGGTATGTTTTTAGAGTCCTTATTATTCTCTCAGCCCTGGGAAAGAAGAATACACTAAGTGTGAGTGTTAACAATATTACTACATACTGATATA
This genomic window from Pan troglodytes isolate AG18354 chromosome 12, NHGRI_mPanTro3-v2.0_pri, whole genome shotgun sequence contains:
- the ALMS1 gene encoding centrosome-associated protein ALMS1 isoform X4 yields the protein MEPEDLPWPGELEEEEEEEEEEEEEEAAAAAAANVDDVVVVEEVEEEAGRELDCDSHYGPQHLESIDDEEDEEAKAWLQAHPGRILPPPSPPQHRYSEGEQTSLEKKTESWHCLPQEMDSSQTLDTSQTRFNLRTEDTEVTDFPSLEEGILTQSENQVKEPNRDLFCSPLLVIQDSFASPDLPLLTCLTQDQEFAPDSLFHQSELSFASLRGIPDKSEDTEWSSRPSEVSEALFQATAEVASDLASSRFSVSQHPLIGSTAVGSQCPFLPSEQGNNEETISSVDELKIPKDCDRYDDLCSYMSWKTRKDTQWPENNLADKDQVSVATSSDITDENIATKRSDHFDAACSYGQYWTQEDSSKQAETYLTKGLQGKAESDVITLDGLNENAVVCSERVAELQRKVRHSNLGINESFSFLLPSFVPHKPTRESEYHSSDLRMLRMSPDTVPKAPKHLKAGDTSKGGIAKVTQSNLKSGITTTPVDSDIGSHLSLSLEDLSQLAVSSLLETTTGQHTADTLNQKTLADTHLTEETLKVTAIPEPADQKTATPTVLSSSHSHRGKPSIFYQQGLPDSHLTEEALKVSAAPGLADQTTGMSTLTSTSYSHREKPGTFYQQELPESNLTEEPLEVSAAPGPVEQKTGIPTVSSTSHSHGEDLLFFYRQTLPDGHLTDQALKVSAVSGPADQKTGTATVLSTPHSHREKPGIFYQQEFADSHQTEETLTKVSATPGPADQKTEIPAVQSSSYSQREKPSILYPQELADSHLPEEGLKVSAIAGPADQKTGLPTVPSSAYSHREKLLVFYQQALLDSHLPEEALKVSAVSGPADRKTGTPTVTSTSSASSSLGEKPSAFYQQTLPNSHLTEEALKVSVVPGPGDQKTGIPSAPSSFYSHREKPIIFSQQTLPDFLFPEEALKVSAVSVLAAQKTGTPTVSSNSHSHSEKSSVYYQQELPDSDLPRESLKMSAIPGLTDQKTVPTPTIPSGSFSHREKPSIFYQQELPDSYATEKALKVSTGPGPADQKTEIPAVQSSSYPQREEKPSVLYPQVLSDSHLPEESLKVSAFPGPADQMTDTPAVPSTFYSQREKPGIFYQQTLPESHLPKEALKISVAPGLADQKTGTPTVTSTSYSQHREKPSIFHQQALPGTHIREEAQKVSAVTGPGNQKTWIPRVLSTFYSQREKPGIFYQQTLPGSHIPEEAQKVSPVLGPADQKTGTPTSTSASYSHTEKPGIFYQQVLPDNHPTEEALKISVASEPVDQTTGTPAVTSTSYSQYREKPSIFYQQSLPSSHLTEEAKNVSAVPGPADQKTVIPILPSTFYSHTEKSGVFYQQVLPHSHPTEEALKISVAPEPVDQTTGTPTVTSTSYSQHREKPSIFYQQSLPGSHLTEEAKNVSAVPGPADQKTGIPTLPSTFYSHTEKPGSFYQQVLPHSHLPEEALEVSVAPGPVDQTIGTPTVTSPSSSFGEKPIVIYKQAFPDGHLPEESLKVSVAPGPVGQTTGAPTITSPSYSQHRAKSGSFYQLALLGSQIPEEALRVSSAPGPADQTTGIPTITSTSYSFGEKPIVNYKQAFPDGHLPEEALKVSIVSGPTEKKTDIPAGPLGSSALGEEPITFYRQALLDSPLNKEVVKVSAAPGPADQKTETLLVHSTTYSNRGKPVIFYQQTLSDSHLPEEALKVPPVPGPDAQKTETPSVSSSLYSYREKPIVFYQQALPDSQLTQEALKVSAVPQPADQKTGLSTVTSSFYSLTEKPNIPYQQELPDSHLTEKALKVSYVPGPADQKTGVSTVTSTSYSHREKPIISYQRELPHFTEAGLKILRVPGPADRKTGINILLSNSYPQREHSVISYEQELPDLTEVTLKAVGVPGPADRKTGIQIASSSSYSNREKASIFHQQELPDVTEEALSVFVVPGQGDRKTEIPTVPLSYYSRREKPSVISQQVLPDSHLTEEALKVSPVSIPVEQKTGIPIGLSSSYSHSHKEKLKISTVHIPDDQKTQFPAATLSSYSQIEKPKISTVIGPNDQKTPSQTAFHSSYSQTVKPNILFQQQLPDRDQSKGILKISAVPELTDVNTGKPVSLSSSYFHREKSNIFSPQELPGRHVTEDVLKVSTIPGPAGQKTVLPTALPSSFSHREKPDIFYQKDLPDRHLTEDALKISSALGQADQITGLQTVPSGTYSHGENHKLVSEHVQRLIDSLNSSDSSVSSNNVLLNSQADDRVVINKPESAGFRDVGSEEIQDAENSSKTLKEIRTLLMEAENMALKRCNFPAPLAPFRDISDVSFIQSKKVVCFKEPSSTGVSNGDLFQRQPFTEESPSSRCIQKDIGTQTNLKCRRGIENWEFISSTTVRSPLQEAESKVSMALEETLRQYQAAKSVTRSEPEGCSGTIGNKIIIPMMTVIKSDSSSDASDGNGSCSWDSNLPESLESVSDVLLNFFPYVSPKTSITDSREEEGVSESEDGGGSSVDSLAAHVKNLLQCESSLNHAKEILRNAEEEESRVRAHAWNLKFNLAHDCGYSISELNEDDRRKVEEIKAELFGHGRTTDLSKGLQSPRGMGCKPEAVCSHIIIESHEKGCFRTLTSEYPQLDSHPCAFRSAEPSEMTRGRQNPSSCRAKHVNLSASLDQNNSHFKVWNSLQLKSHSPFQNFIPDEFKISKGLQMPFHEKMDPWLSELVEPAFVPPKEVDFHSSSQMPSPEPMKKFTTSITFSSHRHSKCISNSSVVKVGVTEGSQCTGASVGVFNSHFTEEQNPPRDLKQKTSSPSSFKMHSNSQDKEVTILAEGRRQSQKLPVDFEHSFQEEKPLERSDFTGSHSEPSTSANCSNFKEIQISDNHTLISMGRPSSTLGVSRSSSRLGVKEKNVTITPDLPSCIFLEQRELFEQSKAPRAEDHVRKHHSPSPQHQDYVAPDLPSCIFLEQRELFEQCKAPYVDHQMRENHSPLPQGQDSISSDLPSPISLEQCQSKAPGVDDQMNKHHFPLPQGQDCVVEKNNQHKPKSHISNINVEAKFNTVVSQSAPNHCTLAASASTPPSNRKALSCVRITLCPKTSSKLDSGTLDERFHSLDAASKARMNSEFNFDLHTVSSRSLEPTSKLLTSKPVAQDQESLGFLGPKSSLDFQVVQPSLPDSNTITQDLKTIPSQNSQIVTSRQIQVNISDFEGHSNPEGTPVSADRLPEKMKTPLSAFSEKLSSDAVTQITTESPEKTLFSSEIFINAEDRGHEIIEPGNQKLRKAPVKFVSSSSVQQVTFSRGTDGQPLLLPYKPSGSTKMYYVPQLRQLPPSPDSKSDTTVESSHSGSNDAIAPDFPAQVLGTRDDDLSATVNIKHKEGIYSKRVVTKASLPVGEKPLQNENADASVQVLITGDENLSDKKQQEIHSTRAVTEAAQAKEKESLQKDTADSSAAAAAEHSARVGDPEMKNLPDTKAITQKEEIHRKKTVPEEAWPNNKESLQINIEESECHSEFENTTRSVFRSAKFYIHHPVHLPSDQDICHESLGKSVFMRHSWKDFFQHHPDKHREHMCLPLPYQNMDKTKTDYTRIKSLSINVNLGNKEVMDTTKSQARDYPEHNGQISDPKRDQKVTPEQTTQHTVSLNELWNKYRERQRQQRQPELGDRKELSLVDRLDRLAKILQNPITHSLQVSESTHDDSRGERSVKEWSGRQQQRNKLQKKKRFKSLEKSHKNTGELKKSKVLSHHRAGRSNQIKIEQIKFDKYILSKQPGFNYISNTSSDCRPSEESELLTDTTTNILSSTTSTVESDILTQTDREVALHERSSSVSTIDTARLIQAFGHERVCLSPRRIKLYSSITNQQRRYLEKRSKHSKKVLNTGHPLVTSEHTRRRHIQIQGSKFTVSQASSKCISTV